From one Culex quinquefasciatus strain JHB chromosome 3, VPISU_Cqui_1.0_pri_paternal, whole genome shotgun sequence genomic stretch:
- the LOC6051522 gene encoding uncharacterized protein LOC6051522: MHCSNVLIICGTFIFLAKGEYVVEFTDYGGDCENGKPMPNVDFSDLETVEDEDGNGFLTGKIVFKSEYNDPIELKVYTERQKQGAWTAGEISRDVLNMCPLLTAPSEPWHLFTSAMKHQECPFPANHEETFNMLPLGDINMQFPDTFAGNWRLFAEVTTPREGVKVTECMRIGFLIKET; this comes from the exons ATGCATTGCAGTAATGTTTTGATAATTTGCGGAACCTTTATTTTTTTGGCTAAg gGCGAATACGTCGTGGAGTTCACCGACTACGGTGGTGACTGTGAAAATGGAAAGCCCATGCCGAACGTGGACTTTTCCGACCTCGAAACCGTGGAGGATGAAGACGGGAATGGCTTCCTGACCGGGAAGATTGTGTTCAAAAGCGAGTACAACGACCCGATTGAG TTAAAAGTGTACACGGAACGTCAAAAGCAGGGCGCTTGGACCGCCGGTGAAATCTCGCGAGATGTGTTGAACATGTGTCCGCTGCTGACGGCCCCCTCGGAACCGTGGCACCTCTTTACCTCGGCCATGAAGCATCAGGAGTGTCCCTTTCCGGCAAAT CACGAGGAAACGTTCAACATGCTGCCCCTGGGGGACATCAACATGCAGTTCCCGGACACGTTTGCCGGCAACTGGCGCCTGTTTGCCGAGGTCACCACCCCGCGGGAAGGCGTCAAGGTGACCGAGTGCATGCGGATTGGGTTTTTGATTAAAGAAACTTGA